In Rutidosis leptorrhynchoides isolate AG116_Rl617_1_P2 chromosome 2, CSIRO_AGI_Rlap_v1, whole genome shotgun sequence, one genomic interval encodes:
- the LOC139889181 gene encoding uncharacterized protein yields the protein MAKKGDIEQASTAFLKKECDGILKKCNLPSKMGDPGPFLIPCNVNGSEMLTSLADSGASINFMPYSVYKRLGLGDLSPTTMGVKLIDQIINSSMEIAEDLIVKVGNMEFPIDFVFVDIKEDPVVPLVLGRPFLATAGSLFDFRTGKLTLRDKGKCMSIKTKCV from the coding sequence ATGGCCAAAAAGGGAGATATTGAGCAAGCATCCACCGCTTTCTTGAAAAAAGAGTGTGATGGAATTTTGAAGAAATGTAACCTACCATCAAAAATGGGTGATCCCGGACCTTTTCTTATCCCATGCAATGTAAACGGTTCGGAGATGCTCACATCCTTAGCCGATTCGGGAGCAAGTATCAACTTCATGCCCTACTCCGTTTACAAAAGGCTAGGCCTAGGTGATCTTTCACCCACTACAATGGGAGTTAAATTAATTGATCAAATAATTAACTCTAGTATGGAGATCGCCGAAGACTTAATTGTTAAGGTGGGGAACATGGAATTTCCCATTGACTTTGTTTTTGTTGATATAAAGGAAGATCCGGTTGTACCCCTTGTTTTGGGAAGGCCATTTTTAGCAACCGCGGGCTCTTTGTTTGACTTTAGAACTGGGAAATTGACTCTTCGGGATAAAGGGAAATGCATGAGCATAAAAACCAAATGTGTTTAA